From bacterium:
AAACCGAGACAAGCACATGCAGAATCTTTTCTGTCTGTTTATATCCAATCTCGACAGAATGGATGATCTCAATCGGCTTGTTCTTTTCTCTCTTGTACTCTTGGTTTATGGCAAAATGGGCCTCGTTGAGACGAATACCGGAGATGCTGAATTTATAATCCATACGCCGCCTCCTTTGAATCCGAAAAATAGCCTGCATCTCCGTCTCCGGACTGATAGTCCTTTTTTGCTTTTGCATCCCCAATATAGATGACTTTTGCAGAATATTCTGCCTTTTTACCGCTTTTCTGAATGACTTTCAGCGTATGCGGATACGCATCCAGAATGCGAAGCAGGTTATCCATCCCCTTGCTCTGGCATACCTGCCCGGATTCATAACGCGCCAAACTTTTCAACCCACCGCCGACGATATCGGCCAACTGTTCCTGCGTAAGGCCCAACTTCATACGAATAGCCTTGATCTGCTGTCCGGTTAGAAGACCGTCAACCTCACGCTGAAAATCTTTCAATTTTTTACCGGACTCTTTCAGGGTCGTATTATCAACGATTGCCTCTCCGCATTCGGCGCACGCATAGGTAACGTAATTCGGAATCGTTACGGTCTCCCCTTTGTATTCAAAGGTTTCCGTCCCGTTTTTCTTCTTCAGCTTGCCGGCGCCACAGATAGGACATTTCTGCGCTTCCATTCTACTCATCTCTCCCTTCGTCTCTTTTCATCTGGATTAAGATCGTCTTTCCCTCATCAACGGACAATTGCAGCTTGATATATAAGCCCTTATCGCCGTCCTGGAATTTGTAAACATCCTGCCAGATTTTGTGATCATGATATGCTGTCATGGATTTGTAAAAGTGTTCTGAACATAGCCGGCCGATGACGGTTTGGATGTCGTCATCGTCCATGTAACCCATGGCCGCAGCCCCTTTGTGAGCAAGATCCGTTATATATCGAGTCCTTTTGCAAGTAAAAAAAGCCTTTATTTTGCTGAGCACGTAATGAGGTGTACGCTTTTCCTTAACTTTTTGTATCATTATGATACTCCATATACGGTTGTCAAGCCTTTCTTAGCAAAATCTTTACGGCTACGTTTACGAAGGCATCGTTGTGGCCCGGTCCAGCAATTCCCGAAAATCATAGTTGACGCTCGTCACGCCGAAGTCCGGCTCGCGTTGGAAGGGCTGTCTCATGTAGTGGACGCGGTGTGAGTCGCCGTCGAGGAATTCTACGATGGCGAGGATGAAGTCCTCGGGCTTGTTGAGCGAGTAGAGGATTTCGTTGCGGGTTACCGTGATCGTCGGCGCGCCTGTAACACGGCCCTTCACCTCGATGAAGCGCAGCTTG
This genomic window contains:
- a CDS encoding type II toxin-antitoxin system MqsA family antitoxin, translated to MEAQKCPICGAGKLKKKNGTETFEYKGETVTIPNYVTYACAECGEAIVDNTTLKESGKKLKDFQREVDGLLTGQQIKAIRMKLGLTQEQLADIVGGGLKSLARYESGQVCQSKGMDNLLRILDAYPHTLKVIQKSGKKAEYSAKVIYIGDAKAKKDYQSGDGDAGYFSDSKEAAYGL
- a CDS encoding type II toxin-antitoxin system MqsR family toxin — translated: MIQKVKEKRTPHYVLSKIKAFFTCKRTRYITDLAHKGAAAMGYMDDDDIQTVIGRLCSEHFYKSMTAYHDHKIWQDVYKFQDGDKGLYIKLQLSVDEGKTILIQMKRDEGRDE
- a CDS encoding DUF3883 domain-containing protein gives rise to the protein AAVSAAPADTQASAARARAIVMEVEHSLGFEPTDREFEKLGYDVESSVPGTGKLRFIEVKGRVTGAPTITVTRNEILYSLNKPEDFILAIVEFLDGDSHRVHYMRQPFQREPDFGVTSVNYDFRELLDRATTMPS